One Canis lupus familiaris isolate Mischka breed German Shepherd chromosome 20, alternate assembly UU_Cfam_GSD_1.0, whole genome shotgun sequence genomic region harbors:
- the ZNF501 gene encoding zinc finger protein 501 produces the protein MSSSQIPLHMNPQSRNMRKKPSKCSECGKFFTQRSSLTQHQRIHTGEKPYICNECGTCFRKQSNLTQHLRIHTGEKPYKCIECEKAFQTKAILVQHLRIHTGEKPYKCMECGKAFCQSPSLIKHLRIHTGEKPYKCIECGKAFSQSICLTRHQRSHSGDKPYKCNECGKAFNQSTCLMQHQRIHSGEKPYTCTKCGKAFTQNSSLVEHERTHTGEKLYKCSECEKTFRKQAHLSEHYRIHTGEKPYECVECGKSFRHSSALVRHQRLHAGE, from the coding sequence ATGAGTTCCAGCCAGATTCCACTGCACATGAACCCTCAGAGTCGTAACATGCGGAAGAAACCTTCAAAGtgtagtgaatgtgggaaattctTTACTCAGAGATCATCTCTTACCCAGCATCAGAGGATTCACACGGGAGAGAAGCCCTACATATGTAATGAGTGTGGAACTTGTTTCCGTAAACAGTCAAATCTTACTCAACATTTGagaattcacacaggagagaaaccatataaatgtATCGAATGCGAGAAAGCCTTTCAAACAAAAGCAATCCTTGTTCAGCATctgagaattcatactggagagaaaccctataaatgcATGGAATGTGGCAAAGCCTTTTGTCAGAGTCCATCCCTTATCAAACACCTgcgaattcatactggagagaaaccgtATAAATGCATCGAATGTGGCAAAGCCTTTAGTCAAAGCATTTGCCTTACTCGTCACCAGAGAAGTCATTCTGGAGATAAACCTTATaagtgtaatgaatgtgggaaagcctttaatCAGAGTACATGCCTCATGCAGCATCAGAGAATTCATTCAGGAGAGAAGCCTTACACATGTACTAAATGTGGTAAAGCCTTCACTCAGAACTCCTCCCTTGTTGAGCATGAGagaactcacactggagagaaacttTACAAGTGTAGTGAGTGTGAAAAAACTTTCCGCAAACAAGCACACCTTAGTGAACATTacagaattcacactggagaaaaaccttatgaatgtgttgaatgtgggaaatccttcAGACACAGCTCAGCGCTTGTTCGACACCAGAGACTTCATGCTGGAGAATAA
- the ZNF502 gene encoding zinc finger protein 502 — translation MLNMQGAEERELGREVCPDLMNKSVPEQDAFEIDSPRIGAKRLQEDAYQDSIFEEKYACGSMKENSSGEVPGPCLFQEGGFGEITFIHKEASPETISQEYNFERSLLLTSSFVTHLRVSTEESLHQWETSSITNEISDQSKCPTLSTQKKSWECNECGKTFTQSSSLIQHQRTHTGERPYACEECGKAFSRSSFLVQHQRIHTGVKPYGCEQCGKTFRCRSFLTQHQRIHTGEKPYKCNECGNSFRNHSHLTEHQRIHTGEKPYKCNRCGKAFNQNTHLIHHQRIHTGEKPYLCNECGSSFRKHSNLTQHQRIHTGEKPHKCDQCGKTFQTKANLSQHQRIHTGEKPYKCKECGKAFCQSPSLIKHQRIHTGEKPYKCKECGKAFTQSTPLTKHQRIHTGERPYKCNECGKAFIQSICLIRHQRSHTGEKPYKCSECGKGFNQNTCLTQHMRIHTGEKPYKCKECGKAFAHSSSLTEHHRTHTGEKLYKCSECEKTFRKYAHLSEHYRIHTGEKPYECIECGKFFRHSSVLFRHQKLHNGE, via the exons atgttgaataTGCAAGGAGCTGAAGAGAGAGAGCTTGGAAGAGAGGTTTGTCCAG atttgATGAACAAGTCTGTTCCAGAGCAGGATGCCTTTGAAATTGATTCACCAAGGATAGGAGCAAAGAGATTACAAGAGGATGCATACCAGGATtctatatttgaagaaaaatatgcatGTGGGAGCATGAAGGAAAACTCTTCTGGAGAGGTTCCTGGACCATGCCTTTTTCAAGAAGGAGGTTTTGGGGAAATAACTTTTATCCACAAGGAAGCATCTCCTGAAACAATTAGCCAAGAATATAATTTTGAGAGAAGCTTGCTTTTGACCTCTAGCTTTGTTACACATCTCAGGGTTTCTACAGAAGAGAGCCTACATCAGTGGGAGACAAGTAGCATAACTAATGAGATTTCAGACCAAAGTAAATGTCCAACTCTCTCTACACAGAAAAAGTCTTGGGAATGTAACGAATGTGGAAAAACTTTTACTCAGAGCTCATCTCTTATCCAACACCAGAGGACTCATACTGGAGAGAGACCCTATGCATGtgaggaatgtgggaaagcctttagtCGTAGTTCCTTCCTTGTTCAGCATCAAAGAATTCACACTGGAGTAAAACCATATGGATGTGAGCAATGTGGGAAAACCTTTCGATGTCGATCATTTCTTACTCAGCATCAGAGGatccatactggagagaaaccttataaatgtaatgaatgtgggaattCCTTCCGCAATCATTCACATCTCACtgaacatcagagaattcacactggagagaaaccttataaatGTAATAGATGTGGGAAGGCATTCAATCAGAACACACACCTCATTCATCATCAGAGGATTCACACTGGTGAGAAACCTTATTTATGCAATGAATGTGGCTCTTCTTTTCGCAAACACTCAAATCTTACacaacatcagagaattcacactgggGAAAAGCCTCATAAATGTGATCAGTGTGGGAAAACTTTCCAAACAAAGGCAAACCTTTCTcagcatcagagaattcatactggagagaaaccctataaatgtaaggaatgtggcaaAGCCTTTTGTCAGAGCCCATCCCTTATTAAACACCAAcgaattcacactggagaaaaaccctataaatgtaaggaatgtggcaaAGCTTTTACTCAGAGCACCCCACTCACTAagcatcagagaattcatacagggGAGAGACCCTACAAATGCAATGAATGTGGTAAAGCCTTCATTCAGAGCATTTGCCTCATTCGGCATCAGAGAagtcacactggagaaaaaccctataaatgcagtgaatgtgggaaggGCTTTAATCAGAATACTTGCCTCACTCAGCATatgagaattcatactggagagaagccctataaatgtaaagaatgtgggaaagcctttgcTCATAGCTCATCTCTTACTGAACATCATAGAACCCACACTGGTGAGAAGCTTTATAAATGTAGTGAATGTGAGAAAACTTTTCGCAAGTATGCACACCTTAGTGAACATTACAGAATTCACACTggtgagaaaccttatgaatgcaTTGAATGTGGAAAATTCTTCAGACATAGTTCAGTCCTTTTCAGACATCAGAAACTTCACAATGGTGAATAA